The Budorcas taxicolor isolate Tak-1 chromosome 25, Takin1.1, whole genome shotgun sequence genome includes a region encoding these proteins:
- the LOC128068928 gene encoding interferon-induced transmembrane protein 3-like: MNRTSQPLFTGAHGAVPPGYEVLKEEHEVAVLGAPQSPAPVTTTVINIRSDTAVPDHIVWSLFNTIFMNWCCLGFVAFAYSVKSRDRKMVGDITGAQSYASTAKCLNICALVLGLLLTIVLIILVSTGSLMIVQAISELIQNYGGH; encoded by the exons ATGAACCGCACGTCCCAGCCCTTATTCACTGGGGCCCACGGTGCGGTGCCCCCAGGCTATGAGGTGCTCAAGGAGGAGCACGAGGTGGCGGTGCTGGGGGCGCCCCAGAGCCCGGCGCCCGTGACGACCACGGTGATCAACATCCGCAGCGACACCGCCGTGCCCGACCACATCGTGTGGTCCCTGTTCAACACCATCTTCATGAACTGGTGCTGCCTGGGCTTCGTGGCATTCGCCTACTCTGTGAAG TCTAGGGACCGGAAGATGGTCGGCGACATCACTGGGGCCCAGAGCTACGCCTCCACCGCCAAGTGCCTGAACATCTGCGCCCTGGTCCTGGGCCTCCTTCTGACTATCGTCCTCATCATCCTTGTGTCCACCGGCTCCCTGATGATCGTTCAAGCAATCTCGGAGCTCATACAGAACTACGGAGGCCACTAG